The following are encoded in a window of Mycobacterium sp. ELW1 genomic DNA:
- a CDS encoding TetR/AcrR family transcriptional regulator has translation MSSTVKTSAAGPLQAEPSSRPADRLLRTAAKLFASQGIRAVGIDQILREAGVAKASLYSTYGSKDALVLAYLTDLDQADRNRWLQAAAELTDPVAKVLLFFDLAARAASARDFRGCLYANAATEFPGVDFEPVVAHRRWLVRTISALLTDAGARDPDELARQIQLLYDGALVGSKISRSTEPITQARAWAAERIAGTS, from the coding sequence ATGAGTTCGACCGTGAAGACCTCCGCAGCCGGGCCGCTGCAGGCCGAGCCGAGTTCACGGCCGGCAGATCGATTGCTGCGGACTGCGGCGAAACTGTTTGCATCACAAGGCATTCGGGCGGTCGGAATCGATCAGATATTGCGTGAAGCCGGGGTCGCCAAAGCCAGTCTCTACAGTACCTACGGGTCCAAAGACGCTCTGGTGCTGGCCTACCTGACCGATTTGGATCAGGCTGATCGCAACCGCTGGCTGCAGGCGGCTGCAGAACTGACCGATCCGGTCGCCAAGGTGCTGCTGTTCTTCGATCTGGCCGCCAGGGCCGCCAGCGCGCGGGACTTCCGCGGCTGCCTCTACGCCAACGCCGCAACCGAGTTTCCCGGCGTGGACTTCGAACCAGTTGTCGCGCACCGCCGTTGGCTGGTCCGGACTATCTCCGCGCTGCTGACCGACGCGGGTGCGCGCGATCCCGACGAGTTGGCCAGGCAGATCCAGCTGCTCTACGACGGCGCACTCGTGGGCTCCAAGATCTCGCGGTCCACCGAGCCCATCACGCAGGCGCGGGCCTGGGCCGCAGAGCGGATCGCTGGGACTTCCTAA
- a CDS encoding carboxymuconolactone decarboxylase family protein: MDQATYDKGRQIRAAVLGEEYVADAERQADDFSKPLQDLLTEYCWGAVWGREELPLKTRSMLNLAMISVLNRPHELKTHVRGALTNGVTREEIREILLQVAIYAGAPAAVDGFRVARDAFAELDAS, translated from the coding sequence ATGGACCAGGCAACATACGACAAGGGACGACAGATCCGCGCCGCGGTGCTCGGCGAGGAGTACGTCGCCGACGCCGAGCGGCAGGCCGACGACTTCAGCAAACCGCTGCAGGATCTGCTGACCGAGTATTGCTGGGGTGCGGTGTGGGGCCGTGAGGAGCTGCCGCTGAAAACCCGCAGCATGCTCAATCTGGCGATGATCTCGGTACTGAACCGCCCCCACGAACTGAAAACTCATGTGCGCGGGGCACTCACCAACGGGGTCACCCGCGAGGAGATTCGCGAGATCCTGCTGCAGGTGGCGATCTACGCCGGGGCGCCCGCAGCCGTCGACGGCTTCCGGGTCGCCCGAGATGCCTTCGCCGAACTCGACGCTTCGTGA
- a CDS encoding aliphatic sulfonate ABC transporter substrate-binding protein: MRVRWLAVVVLSAVIAAASACSSNSGQATAKEVHLDYAYYNPLSLVVRDQKLLENKGYQVTWVLSAGSNKANEGLRSNALDFGSTAGAAALVARANGSPIKIVDVYSKPEWTALVVTKDSPITSVAELKGKKVAVTKGTDPYFFLLQSLATAGLSPSDVEIVNLQHADGKTALERGDVDAWSGLDPFIAQTVLERGSRLLYHNADFNSFGVLNAREDVITTKPDTVQAVVDAYEQARGWAKSHPDELAALLAREAKVSPDVAKDELARTDLNIDPTPGPALQAVLTKILPLAVADNDIKSQQEGQKALDTIIEPKFAQQRAQ; encoded by the coding sequence ATGAGAGTTCGTTGGCTGGCAGTTGTCGTGCTGAGCGCCGTGATCGCGGCGGCATCAGCGTGCAGCAGCAACAGCGGGCAGGCAACAGCGAAGGAAGTGCACCTCGACTACGCCTACTACAACCCGCTGAGCCTGGTGGTCCGGGACCAGAAGTTGTTGGAGAACAAGGGGTATCAGGTCACCTGGGTACTGTCGGCCGGCAGCAACAAGGCCAACGAAGGCCTGCGGTCCAATGCGCTCGACTTCGGCTCCACCGCGGGCGCAGCCGCACTGGTGGCCCGCGCCAACGGCTCGCCGATCAAGATCGTCGATGTCTACAGCAAGCCGGAGTGGACGGCACTCGTCGTCACCAAGGACTCCCCGATCACCTCGGTCGCCGAGCTCAAGGGCAAGAAGGTCGCCGTCACCAAGGGCACGGATCCCTACTTCTTCCTACTGCAGTCGCTGGCCACCGCGGGCTTGTCGCCGTCGGATGTCGAGATCGTCAACCTGCAGCACGCGGACGGCAAGACCGCACTGGAGCGCGGGGACGTCGACGCCTGGTCCGGTCTGGATCCGTTCATCGCCCAGACCGTGCTGGAGCGCGGGTCCCGATTGCTGTACCACAACGCCGATTTCAACAGCTTCGGCGTGCTGAACGCGCGCGAGGACGTCATCACCACCAAACCCGACACGGTGCAGGCGGTCGTCGATGCCTACGAACAGGCCCGCGGCTGGGCCAAGAGTCACCCCGACGAGTTGGCCGCACTGCTGGCCCGCGAGGCGAAGGTCTCTCCCGACGTCGCCAAGGACGAGTTGGCCCGGACCGACCTCAACATCGATCCCACCCCGGGCCCTGCGTTGCAGGCGGTGTTGACCAAGATTCTGCCGCTCGCGGTGGCCGACAACGACATCAAGTCGCAGCAGGAGGGTCAGAAGGCACTCGACACCATCATCGAGCCGAAGTTCGCCCAGCAACGGGCGCAATAA
- a CDS encoding ABC transporter ATP-binding protein has product MSSPRRQPAAVALRGVGRVFGPRTVLRDITLDIAPGEMIALLGASGSGKSTLLRLVAGLDQPTNGRIEIDGKTVRGIDSRCAVVFQEPRLLPWRTLAGNVAYGLPAGTSRSDGQAAVQHWLEVVGLQGFESHRPRQVSGGMAQRAGLARALARRPGVLLLDEPLAALDALTRIQMQDLLGQVRQEAGATAVLVTHDVEEALVLADRVLVLRSDGSNGAGIAVAIDVTVPKPRDRTDPALAALRHRLLGELGLRGRGVSTDSHLQEALT; this is encoded by the coding sequence GTGAGTTCACCCCGGCGACAGCCGGCAGCCGTTGCGCTGCGCGGAGTCGGCCGAGTATTCGGACCGCGCACCGTACTGCGCGACATCACGCTCGACATCGCACCAGGTGAGATGATCGCCCTGCTCGGAGCGTCGGGCAGCGGCAAGTCAACATTGCTGCGCCTGGTCGCCGGGCTGGACCAGCCCACGAACGGCCGGATCGAGATCGACGGGAAAACGGTGCGCGGCATCGACTCCCGATGTGCGGTGGTATTCCAGGAACCGCGCCTGCTCCCCTGGCGCACGCTGGCCGGCAATGTCGCATACGGCTTGCCCGCGGGCACGTCCCGATCCGACGGCCAGGCTGCCGTGCAGCATTGGCTGGAAGTGGTCGGCCTGCAGGGCTTCGAGAGCCATCGACCTCGCCAGGTCTCCGGCGGGATGGCCCAGCGTGCCGGACTGGCGCGCGCACTGGCACGCAGGCCCGGCGTGCTTCTGCTCGACGAGCCGCTGGCGGCACTGGACGCGCTGACCCGCATCCAGATGCAGGACCTGCTAGGCCAGGTGCGCCAAGAAGCCGGCGCGACAGCCGTTTTGGTGACCCACGACGTGGAAGAGGCGCTCGTGCTGGCAGACCGTGTCCTGGTACTGCGCTCCGACGGCAGCAACGGCGCAGGCATCGCGGTAGCCATCGACGTCACCGTACCCAAACCCAGGGATCGCACCGATCCCGCACTGGCCGCACTGCGCCACCGCTTGCTCGGCGAGCTGGGCCTTCGCGGCCGCGGCGTTTCGACCGATTCCCATCTGCAGGAGGCTCTGACATGA
- a CDS encoding NAD(P)-dependent oxidoreductase: MNLGFIGLGNMGLPMATRLIEAGHPLVVFDTRPGIVAAAVDLGAQAASSPRDVADRAETVLASLPSVQASRDVAVGADGVIEGRRVERFVDLSTVGSTAAQQIQAQLTERGIAMLDSPVSGGVGGAAKGTLALMVSGPRDEFEIVEPILARLGTPFFVDTKPGAGQTMKLVNNLLAATALAATSEVVVMGVKAGLDPSVMIEVINAGSGATNASRDKFPKSILPRSFDYGFATGLMVKDVRLYLEEAEALGLPTEVAAAVGRLWELVMREEGPESDFTAAIKPIEAAAGVIVEPRN; this comes from the coding sequence ATGAACCTCGGCTTCATCGGCCTGGGCAACATGGGCTTGCCGATGGCCACTCGCCTGATCGAGGCCGGCCACCCGCTGGTGGTATTCGATACCCGCCCGGGGATCGTCGCCGCGGCGGTCGATCTGGGCGCCCAGGCCGCGTCGTCCCCGCGCGACGTCGCCGACCGCGCCGAGACCGTACTGGCGAGCCTGCCGTCGGTGCAGGCCTCCCGTGATGTGGCGGTTGGCGCGGACGGAGTGATCGAAGGACGCCGCGTCGAACGGTTCGTCGACCTGTCCACCGTCGGCAGCACCGCCGCTCAGCAGATTCAGGCACAGCTGACCGAGCGCGGTATCGCGATGCTCGACAGCCCGGTCAGCGGTGGTGTCGGCGGTGCCGCCAAAGGGACGCTGGCGCTGATGGTTTCGGGCCCGCGCGACGAGTTCGAGATCGTCGAGCCGATCCTGGCCCGGCTGGGCACGCCGTTTTTCGTCGACACCAAACCCGGTGCGGGCCAGACGATGAAGCTGGTGAACAACCTGCTGGCCGCCACCGCGCTGGCCGCCACCTCGGAGGTGGTGGTGATGGGCGTCAAGGCCGGGCTGGACCCGTCGGTGATGATCGAGGTGATCAACGCCGGGTCGGGAGCCACCAACGCCAGCCGCGACAAGTTCCCCAAGTCGATTCTGCCGCGCAGCTTCGACTACGGGTTCGCCACCGGTTTGATGGTGAAGGACGTCCGGCTCTATCTGGAGGAGGCCGAGGCGCTCGGGCTACCCACGGAGGTGGCCGCGGCCGTCGGGCGATTGTGGGAGCTGGTCATGCGCGAAGAGGGGCCTGAATCCGACTTCACCGCAGCGATCAAGCCCATCGAGGCGGCTGCGGGTGTGATTGTGGAGCCGCGGAACTAG
- a CDS encoding CocE/NonD family hydrolase: MTITSVSGIEPGQRTLNGPQTTGRDYRNLSTPDHRITTDINIAVPMRDGVMLLADVHRPETNGRFPALIAASPYPRQIQDLGAPAGFIEAGATDFWVPRGYTHVIANLRGTGGSGGTFGFFDSQERRDLYDLVEWVAAQPWCDGNVGMIGISYFAMTQLEAAVERPPHLKAIFPVAVTADLYEAAMHHGLFSASFVTPFLSMLGLTAARSDTFWHSRPLGAARWVLNTPRVHHKFATMNGEAAVTMMRGLLKLPHDPHPWDELWLDAAVKHPTRDAWWDERNLLPLLEKVDIPAYLGCDWQNVPLHLPSTFTTYAGLTNSPCVRIGMLDEYGLTWPWESLHIEALAWYDHWLKGRDTGILDGPAVRYVLPGTGEWRTSESWPPASTVRELALRADGTLDDDEGTPGARDFMALGGGLGRAKPSSIDPPSALTWISEPLTAAIDVVGNIELRLTAAATAADTAWIVTLSDVSPDGETEPVTAGWLRAGLREVDDAASRPGAPILPCRHPQAVPVGDDVEYRIPLVPNARRFDSGHRIQITITSDDQDPDTPAIMNFRHAGVGTSSLNTVRSSSRLALPVLT, translated from the coding sequence ATGACAATCACCAGCGTTTCAGGCATCGAACCGGGTCAGCGCACACTCAATGGGCCACAGACGACCGGCCGGGACTACCGCAACCTGAGCACGCCGGACCACCGCATCACCACCGACATCAACATCGCGGTCCCGATGCGCGACGGTGTCATGCTGCTCGCCGACGTCCACCGCCCCGAGACTAACGGCCGCTTCCCCGCGCTGATCGCCGCATCGCCCTATCCGCGCCAGATCCAGGACCTCGGCGCCCCAGCCGGCTTCATCGAGGCCGGCGCCACCGACTTCTGGGTGCCGCGCGGCTACACCCACGTCATCGCCAACCTGCGCGGCACCGGCGGATCCGGCGGCACCTTCGGGTTCTTCGACTCCCAAGAACGCCGCGACCTATACGACCTCGTCGAATGGGTGGCGGCGCAACCCTGGTGCGACGGGAACGTCGGGATGATCGGTATCAGCTACTTCGCGATGACCCAGCTCGAGGCCGCCGTCGAACGGCCGCCGCATCTCAAGGCGATCTTCCCGGTGGCCGTCACCGCAGACCTCTACGAGGCCGCCATGCACCACGGCCTGTTCAGTGCGTCGTTCGTGACGCCGTTCCTGTCGATGCTCGGACTCACCGCCGCCCGCAGCGACACGTTCTGGCACAGCCGACCGCTGGGAGCGGCACGCTGGGTCCTCAACACCCCGCGGGTGCACCACAAGTTCGCGACGATGAACGGCGAGGCGGCCGTGACGATGATGCGCGGGCTGCTCAAACTTCCGCACGACCCGCACCCCTGGGACGAGCTGTGGCTCGACGCGGCGGTCAAGCACCCCACCCGCGACGCGTGGTGGGACGAACGCAACCTGCTGCCACTACTCGAAAAAGTCGACATCCCGGCCTATTTGGGCTGCGACTGGCAGAACGTACCGTTGCACCTGCCCTCGACGTTCACCACCTACGCCGGGCTGACCAACAGCCCCTGCGTGCGCATCGGCATGCTCGACGAGTACGGCCTGACCTGGCCGTGGGAAAGCCTGCACATCGAAGCGCTGGCCTGGTACGACCATTGGCTCAAAGGCCGAGACACCGGGATCCTCGACGGCCCGGCGGTTCGTTACGTCCTACCCGGCACCGGCGAGTGGCGCACGAGCGAATCCTGGCCGCCGGCAAGCACCGTCCGCGAGTTGGCACTGCGCGCCGACGGCACCCTCGACGATGACGAAGGCACCCCCGGCGCGCGCGACTTCATGGCGCTCGGCGGTGGGCTGGGCCGGGCCAAACCCAGTTCGATCGATCCCCCCTCCGCGCTGACCTGGATCAGCGAACCACTGACCGCGGCGATCGACGTCGTCGGCAACATCGAGTTGCGGTTGACCGCCGCCGCCACCGCCGCCGACACCGCGTGGATCGTCACGCTCTCCGACGTCTCCCCCGACGGCGAGACGGAACCGGTGACCGCCGGCTGGCTGCGGGCCGGCCTGCGCGAGGTGGACGATGCCGCCAGCCGGCCAGGCGCACCGATCCTGCCGTGTCGTCATCCGCAGGCAGTACCCGTCGGTGACGACGTCGAGTACCGAATCCCCCTGGTCCCCAACGCCCGTCGCTTCGACTCGGGTCACCGCATCCAGATCACGATCACCAGTGACGACCAAGACCCGGACACCCCGGCGATCATGAACTTCCGGCATGCCGGCGTCGGCACCAGCAGCCTCAACACCGTGCGGTCGTCCTCGCGGCTGGCGCTGCCCGTCCTCACCTGA
- a CDS encoding TetR family transcriptional regulator, whose protein sequence is MAKKVTAPGPRDEKGVLAGRIVDAARAEFAQHGSAGTTIRAVARAADVDPALVYHYFGSKEGLLDAATDPPQRWLADVAKTWTTPVPQLGTALLRLMLGAWADDEIGPVLRAVLQTAAHEPSTREKLRRVVEGQLMGVSQLGVDEADRMRRSGLISSQIMGLAMMRYIWQIEPLASMSDDDIVAAVAPNVQRYVDGDLD, encoded by the coding sequence ATGGCGAAGAAAGTCACGGCGCCGGGACCCAGAGACGAGAAGGGGGTGCTGGCCGGCCGGATTGTCGACGCCGCGCGCGCCGAGTTCGCTCAGCATGGGTCGGCAGGCACCACGATCCGGGCGGTGGCCCGAGCCGCCGACGTCGACCCGGCACTGGTCTACCACTACTTCGGTTCCAAGGAAGGCCTGCTGGATGCGGCCACCGATCCGCCGCAACGCTGGCTGGCCGACGTCGCGAAGACCTGGACGACACCGGTGCCACAGCTCGGGACCGCGCTGCTGCGGTTGATGCTGGGCGCGTGGGCCGATGACGAGATCGGCCCGGTGTTGCGGGCGGTGCTGCAGACCGCCGCGCACGAGCCGAGTACCCGCGAGAAGCTGCGCAGAGTGGTCGAGGGTCAACTGATGGGCGTGTCTCAGCTAGGTGTCGACGAGGCGGACCGGATGAGGCGTAGCGGGTTGATCTCGTCGCAGATCATGGGCTTGGCGATGATGCGCTACATATGGCAGATCGAACCGCTGGCGTCGATGAGCGACGACGACATCGTCGCCGCAGTCGCACCGAACGTGCAGCGCTATGTCGACGGCGACCTGGATTAG